Proteins from a genomic interval of Streptomyces sp. NBC_00820:
- a CDS encoding type I restriction-modification system subunit M, with the protein MNSSKHTELANHAWSVADLLRGDYKQSDYGKVILPFTVLRRLECVLEPTRDAVVETVARFEGQDIDTDRFLRRASAHAFYNKSNLTLSKIAADPQNAAKNLQIYIGAFSDNAREVLDKYEFAQQVRKLESANLLYQVIGKFTDLDLHPSVVSNHNMGYVFEELIRRFAEQSNETAGEHFTPREVIRLMVNLLVAPDADVLTMPGVVRTVLDPACGTGGMLSAMDDHIETLNPDATVEVYGQELNPESWAICRSDLMIKGQDPDHIAFGNSFSDDGHSRAKFDYILANPPFGVEWKKVKDEVEYEHKSLGESGRFGAGLPRINDGSLLFLQHMLSKMKPVDVNGGGGSRIAIVFNGSPLFSGAAESGESNIRRWILENDWLEAIVALPDQLFYNTGISTYFWILTNRKAPGHKGKVVLLDARDYWVKMRKSLGDKRKELGDGTNGRPNHIGEITRLYADALQVAHNVGHPLHGKVKVFANEDFGYQRITVERPLKLRFELTDETLAALAEAKPVAKLEKSEEFVAALRPLLGSTWPTKSEAFIALKDAVVAAGLTWPSGAPFTKAVRETVGVRDPEGEVQKAKGAAEPDTDLRDYENVPLGEDIDEYLTREVLPHVPDAWIDRTKTKIGYEIPFTRHFYVYEPPRPLAEIDAELKSLEAEIQELLREVTE; encoded by the coding sequence TTGAACAGCAGCAAGCACACGGAGCTGGCGAACCACGCGTGGTCCGTCGCCGATCTCCTGCGAGGGGACTACAAGCAGTCCGACTACGGCAAGGTCATCCTGCCGTTCACGGTGCTGCGGCGGTTGGAGTGCGTGCTTGAACCGACGCGGGACGCGGTTGTCGAGACCGTGGCCAGGTTCGAGGGCCAGGACATCGACACCGACCGCTTCCTGCGGCGCGCGTCGGCTCACGCCTTCTACAACAAGAGCAACCTGACGCTCAGCAAGATCGCGGCTGACCCGCAGAACGCGGCGAAGAACCTGCAGATCTACATCGGCGCCTTCTCGGACAACGCCCGCGAGGTCCTCGACAAGTACGAGTTCGCACAGCAGGTGCGCAAGCTCGAGAGCGCGAACCTTCTCTACCAGGTGATCGGCAAGTTCACCGACCTCGATCTGCACCCGTCTGTCGTGTCCAACCACAACATGGGTTATGTCTTCGAGGAGTTGATCCGCCGCTTCGCCGAGCAGTCGAACGAGACAGCGGGCGAGCACTTCACTCCGCGCGAGGTCATCAGGCTGATGGTGAACCTCCTTGTGGCACCGGACGCAGACGTACTGACCATGCCGGGTGTTGTGCGTACGGTCCTTGACCCCGCCTGCGGCACGGGCGGCATGCTCAGCGCGATGGACGACCACATCGAGACGCTGAACCCGGACGCCACGGTCGAGGTGTACGGCCAGGAGCTCAACCCCGAGTCCTGGGCGATCTGCCGCTCCGACCTGATGATCAAGGGCCAGGACCCGGACCACATCGCCTTCGGCAACTCCTTCTCCGACGACGGCCACTCGCGCGCCAAGTTCGACTACATCCTGGCCAACCCGCCGTTCGGCGTGGAGTGGAAGAAGGTCAAGGACGAGGTCGAGTACGAGCACAAGTCCCTCGGCGAATCCGGCCGCTTCGGCGCGGGCCTGCCTCGCATCAATGACGGCTCACTCCTCTTCCTCCAGCACATGCTCTCGAAGATGAAGCCGGTGGACGTGAACGGCGGGGGAGGCTCCCGCATCGCCATCGTCTTCAACGGCTCCCCGCTCTTCTCGGGCGCGGCCGAGTCCGGTGAGTCCAACATCCGCCGATGGATCCTGGAGAACGACTGGCTGGAGGCGATCGTCGCCCTCCCGGACCAGCTCTTCTACAACACGGGCATCTCGACGTACTTCTGGATCCTGACCAACCGCAAGGCCCCTGGCCACAAGGGCAAGGTCGTGCTGCTCGACGCGCGCGACTACTGGGTCAAGATGCGCAAGTCCCTGGGCGACAAGCGCAAGGAGCTGGGCGACGGCACGAACGGGCGCCCGAACCACATCGGCGAGATCACTCGGCTGTACGCGGACGCCCTGCAGGTCGCGCACAACGTCGGTCATCCCCTGCACGGCAAGGTGAAGGTTTTCGCGAACGAGGACTTCGGCTACCAGCGCATCACGGTGGAGCGCCCGCTGAAGCTCCGCTTCGAGCTGACGGACGAGACCCTCGCGGCGCTGGCGGAGGCCAAGCCGGTGGCGAAGCTGGAGAAGAGCGAGGAGTTCGTCGCCGCGCTGCGCCCGCTGCTGGGCTCGACGTGGCCGACGAAGTCCGAGGCGTTCATCGCCCTCAAGGACGCGGTGGTCGCGGCCGGCCTGACGTGGCCGTCGGGTGCGCCGTTCACCAAGGCGGTACGCGAGACGGTCGGCGTCCGCGACCCCGAGGGCGAGGTCCAGAAGGCCAAGGGCGCGGCGGAGCCGGACACGGACCTGCGCGACTACGAGAACGTCCCGCTGGGCGAGGACATCGACGAGTACCTGACCCGCGAGGTCCTGCCGCACGTCCCGGACGCGTGGATCGACCGGACGAAGACGAAGATCGGCTACGAGATCCCCTTCACCCGGCACTTCTACGTGTACGAGCCGCCGAGGCCGCTGGCGGAGATCGACGCTGAGCTGAAGTCGCTGGAGGCGGAGATCCAGGAGCTGCTGAGGGAGGTCACGGAATGA
- a CDS encoding N-6 DNA methylase, giving the protein MPQPSAPSTSSTPSAQVTAAEISRIAGVTRATVSNWRRRHDDFPQPSGGTESSPLYDLEAVRAWLASRGHASAASPSEELRTTLRLHAHSGDGGDTSALLLLVLAAAGHSAADLTAALELPDAGLVTHAERDAATAAEAVPGVAAVRLKGVDTAVVRALYACVRDEGGQAALGVLAERELEDSAATGAYRTPAPLADLLARLIPGTPARILDPACGSGTLLAAAARAGARELYGQDTLPVQAQRSAVSLMLTAPGATVAVRAADSLRADAFPGLVADAVLCNPPFGVRDWGHDELAYDPRWAYGVPPRAESELAWVQHALAHLEPGGYAALILPPAVAGRASGRRVRAELVRGGALRAVVALPVGASVPLHVGLQIWVLRRPEPGGAERKSVLFVDAAETPGAGAGSGSGGGDTAGPRTRGGSRSVSLDWAAITAQVLGAWQAFTDDPDAFTGEPGLSRAVGVVDLLDDVVDLTPARLVRASRAEIDPAELSAEVDATRRDLVKATKSFARAAGYEGWTSAGGAAREWRTATASDLARGGALALLRTVPEGSRGRAEDENQGVDRAGVAERPVLTGVDIANGSGPTGNPAEVRTDAAPVIAVGDVLVRALAGGSGPMTRVAGKEEAGALLGPHVHLLRPDPARLDPWFLAGFLGAEDNIAGASTGSTILTVSPGRLRVPLLPLEEQRRYGEAFRRVQELRAEAQRATRLAEETAGLLAGGLTGGQLLPSTGDDNRTSGSRGGGSPQ; this is encoded by the coding sequence ATGCCCCAGCCATCCGCGCCGTCGACGTCGTCGACGCCGTCCGCCCAGGTGACCGCCGCCGAGATCTCCCGCATCGCGGGGGTCACCCGTGCCACCGTCAGCAACTGGCGCCGCCGGCACGACGACTTCCCGCAGCCGTCCGGCGGCACGGAGAGCAGTCCGCTGTACGACCTGGAGGCCGTACGCGCCTGGCTCGCCTCGCGCGGTCACGCGTCGGCGGCGAGCCCGTCGGAGGAGTTGCGTACGACCCTCCGTCTGCACGCGCACAGCGGCGACGGCGGTGACACCTCGGCGCTCCTGCTCCTCGTCCTGGCGGCGGCGGGCCACTCGGCGGCCGATCTGACGGCCGCCCTGGAGCTGCCGGACGCCGGACTCGTCACCCACGCGGAACGCGACGCGGCGACCGCCGCGGAGGCGGTGCCGGGCGTGGCCGCGGTCCGCCTCAAAGGCGTCGACACGGCGGTGGTGCGCGCGCTGTACGCCTGCGTACGGGACGAGGGCGGCCAGGCGGCGCTGGGAGTGCTGGCGGAGCGGGAGCTGGAGGACAGCGCCGCGACCGGCGCCTACCGGACACCCGCCCCGCTCGCGGATCTGCTCGCACGCCTGATCCCCGGCACTCCGGCTCGCATCCTGGACCCCGCCTGCGGCAGCGGCACCCTGCTGGCGGCCGCCGCCCGCGCCGGCGCGCGCGAGCTGTACGGCCAGGACACGCTGCCCGTGCAGGCCCAGCGCAGCGCGGTGAGCCTGATGCTGACGGCACCCGGGGCCACGGTCGCCGTGCGTGCCGCCGACAGCCTGCGCGCGGACGCCTTCCCCGGCCTCGTCGCCGACGCGGTGCTGTGCAACCCGCCCTTCGGTGTGCGCGACTGGGGCCATGACGAGCTGGCGTACGACCCCCGCTGGGCGTACGGCGTTCCGCCCAGGGCCGAGTCGGAGCTGGCGTGGGTACAGCACGCGCTCGCCCACCTCGAGCCAGGTGGTTACGCCGCCCTGATCCTGCCACCCGCCGTGGCCGGCCGCGCTTCGGGGCGCCGGGTGCGCGCCGAGCTGGTGCGTGGCGGTGCGCTGCGCGCGGTGGTGGCACTGCCGGTCGGAGCCTCGGTGCCGCTGCACGTCGGACTGCAGATCTGGGTCCTGCGACGGCCCGAACCAGGCGGCGCGGAGCGGAAGTCGGTGCTGTTCGTCGATGCGGCGGAGACGCCTGGGGCCGGCGCCGGGAGCGGAAGCGGAGGCGGCGATACGGCCGGACCGCGTACGCGCGGCGGCAGCCGTTCCGTCTCTCTGGACTGGGCCGCGATCACGGCACAAGTCCTGGGCGCGTGGCAGGCGTTCACGGACGACCCTGACGCCTTCACGGGCGAGCCGGGCCTTTCCCGCGCGGTCGGCGTGGTCGACCTGCTGGACGACGTGGTGGATCTGACACCGGCACGCCTGGTGCGCGCCTCACGGGCCGAGATCGACCCGGCGGAACTGTCGGCGGAGGTGGACGCGACGCGCCGAGACCTCGTGAAGGCCACGAAGTCCTTTGCCAGGGCGGCCGGTTACGAGGGCTGGACGTCCGCGGGCGGCGCGGCGCGCGAATGGCGTACGGCAACGGCGTCGGACCTCGCGAGGGGCGGCGCGCTGGCTCTGCTGCGGACGGTTCCAGAGGGATCGCGGGGCCGAGCGGAGGACGAGAACCAGGGCGTGGACCGCGCGGGCGTCGCCGAGCGCCCCGTCCTCACCGGCGTCGACATCGCGAACGGTTCGGGCCCGACGGGGAATCCGGCCGAGGTGCGTACGGATGCGGCGCCCGTGATCGCCGTCGGGGATGTGCTGGTACGAGCACTGGCGGGCGGAAGCGGCCCGATGACCCGGGTCGCGGGCAAGGAGGAGGCCGGCGCGCTGCTCGGCCCTCACGTCCACCTCCTCCGACCGGACCCGGCGCGTCTGGACCCGTGGTTCCTCGCCGGGTTCCTGGGCGCGGAGGACAACATCGCGGGCGCGTCGACGGGCAGCACGATCCTGACCGTCAGCCCGGGCCGCCTGCGCGTCCCGCTGCTCCCACTGGAGGAGCAACGGCGGTACGGGGAGGCGTTCCGGCGCGTACAGGAACTCCGGGCGGAGGCGCAGCGGGCGACGCGGCTGGCGGAGGAGACGGCGGGGCTGCTGGCGGGCGGGCTGACCGGTGGCCAACTGCTCCCCTCGACGGGCGACGACAACAGGACGTCAGGATCACGGGGTGGCGGTTCGCCCCAGTAG